One stretch of Rathayibacter festucae DSM 15932 DNA includes these proteins:
- a CDS encoding oligosaccharide flippase family protein, which translates to MILRVAALLRSPTARSSSNAALERLVSRGTSAVVGLVVAVHVSPAEAGVYAMAFLALSLLQEIGENTVRPLGVAMWRREGGARQLRRAAAVVSVGGATAMAVAIGLLWALSAASAAQAVALLPFVAVAALHGAILPALTRAQYEGRWASIARGQALGSIASIVVCVPLAPVLGIAAGSLQTGVTEGMLLLLLSRRGTLPTPDLPGRPMLRDYVIPTLQSNVFGWLQGQSERIVLSALGGATTLGLYSIASQIARAVSDAVVLGLTNVLRARVANSRTDEERRAVLRSVMLQAAVGALVVQATMVALDLLVLGRVLDSSWHPALLIVPILSISSAPIACMWCASSFLIVQGRASVLVPWHWIGVALSVGAGFAVAADLLAGACAAVLRDAVALAGRLPHVGQDLGRAGLLRVSGCLAAGVLIGIAGFCAALLPYS; encoded by the coding sequence ATGATCCTCCGCGTCGCCGCACTGCTGCGCTCTCCGACAGCGCGGAGCTCCTCGAACGCCGCCCTCGAACGGCTCGTCTCCCGCGGCACGAGCGCGGTCGTCGGCCTCGTCGTCGCCGTCCACGTGTCACCCGCGGAAGCGGGTGTCTATGCGATGGCGTTCCTCGCGCTCTCCCTCCTGCAGGAGATCGGGGAGAACACGGTGCGCCCGCTCGGCGTCGCGATGTGGCGGAGGGAGGGGGGCGCGCGCCAGCTCCGGCGCGCCGCCGCCGTCGTCTCCGTCGGCGGGGCGACGGCGATGGCGGTCGCGATCGGTCTGCTCTGGGCCCTGTCGGCGGCGTCCGCCGCGCAGGCCGTCGCCCTCCTGCCGTTCGTCGCCGTCGCGGCGCTCCACGGAGCGATCCTGCCCGCACTGACCCGGGCGCAGTACGAGGGACGCTGGGCCTCGATCGCGCGGGGCCAGGCCCTCGGCAGCATCGCCTCGATCGTCGTCTGCGTCCCACTCGCTCCCGTGCTCGGCATCGCGGCCGGATCGCTCCAGACCGGGGTGACCGAGGGGATGCTCCTCCTCCTGCTCTCGAGACGGGGGACGCTGCCGACTCCCGACCTGCCAGGTCGGCCGATGCTCAGGGACTACGTGATCCCCACCCTGCAGAGCAACGTCTTCGGCTGGTTGCAGGGCCAGTCCGAGCGGATCGTCCTCTCCGCTCTCGGCGGAGCCACGACACTCGGGCTCTACTCGATCGCGAGTCAGATCGCGCGCGCCGTCTCGGACGCCGTCGTCCTCGGACTCACCAACGTCCTCCGCGCCCGGGTGGCCAACTCCCGGACGGACGAGGAGCGGCGCGCAGTGCTCCGCTCCGTGATGCTGCAGGCAGCGGTCGGCGCCCTGGTCGTCCAGGCGACGATGGTCGCCCTGGATCTCCTCGTCCTCGGCCGCGTCCTCGACTCCTCCTGGCATCCCGCCCTGCTGATCGTGCCGATCCTCTCCATCTCCTCCGCGCCGATCGCCTGCATGTGGTGCGCCTCCTCGTTCCTGATCGTGCAGGGCCGCGCGAGCGTGCTCGTGCCGTGGCACTGGATCGGCGTCGCTCTCAGCGTCGGAGCCGGATTCGCCGTCGCCGCCGATCTGCTCGCGGGCGCGTGCGCCGCCGTCCTCCGCGACGCCGTCGCCCTCGCCGGTCGCCTGCCGCACGTCGGGCAGGACCTCGGCCGCGCCGGCCTCCTGCGCGTCTCCGGCTGCCTCGCGGCCGGCGTGCTCATCGGTATCGCAGGCTTCTGCGCCGCGCTCCTCCCCTACAGCTGA
- a CDS encoding L-threonylcarbamoyladenylate synthase, producing the protein MSRIYDCSVDTDLLTGTRLARTAIGRGELVVLPTDTVYGIAANAFDAAAVQRLLDAKGRTRQSPPPVLIGDVAALDALAENVPEAVRELAKAFWPGGLTIVLHAQPSLVWDLGETRGTVALRMPDNPVTLELLAETGPLAVSSANRTGRPSATTAQEALDQLGDSVDVYLDAGTAGSRYSDRPAGASESSTIVDATALSFEGGTLRILRQGVVSAESIREVVGDLLLDGVATAEEPEAPAPVASYDASTELSDPTVEDDEPVAAEEQPAPTARPDWASRAQVQDEPAASGTARPDSTPGE; encoded by the coding sequence ATGTCACGCATCTACGACTGCTCCGTCGACACGGACCTCCTGACCGGCACCCGTCTCGCGCGCACCGCGATCGGCCGGGGCGAGCTCGTCGTCCTGCCGACCGACACGGTCTACGGGATCGCGGCCAACGCCTTCGACGCCGCGGCGGTGCAGCGCCTGCTCGACGCGAAGGGGCGCACCCGCCAGTCGCCGCCACCCGTGCTGATCGGCGACGTGGCCGCGCTCGACGCACTCGCGGAGAACGTGCCCGAGGCCGTCCGCGAGCTGGCGAAGGCCTTCTGGCCGGGTGGGCTCACGATCGTGCTGCACGCGCAGCCCTCCCTCGTCTGGGACCTGGGCGAGACTCGGGGCACCGTCGCCCTCCGGATGCCCGACAACCCGGTCACCCTCGAGCTCCTCGCCGAGACGGGGCCGCTCGCGGTCTCCTCGGCCAACCGCACCGGCCGCCCGTCCGCCACCACCGCCCAGGAGGCGCTCGACCAGCTCGGCGACTCCGTCGACGTCTACCTCGACGCGGGCACCGCCGGGAGCCGCTACAGCGACCGACCGGCGGGCGCGAGCGAGTCCTCCACCATCGTCGACGCGACCGCGCTCAGCTTCGAGGGCGGCACCCTGCGCATCCTCCGCCAGGGCGTCGTCTCGGCCGAGAGCATCCGCGAGGTCGTCGGCGACCTGCTGCTCGACGGCGTCGCCACGGCCGAGGAGCCCGAGGCCCCCGCGCCGGTCGCGTCCTACGACGCCTCCACCGAGCTCAGCGACCCGACCGTCGAGGACGACGAGCCCGTCGCCGCCGAGGAGCAGCCCGCTCCCACGGCGCGACCGGACTGGGCGTCGCGCGCTCAGGTGCAGGACGAGCCGGCGGCGAGCGGCACCGCGCGCCCCGACTCCACCCCGGGTGAGTAG
- a CDS encoding MraY family glycosyltransferase: MITFVLVSLAVAVVTCGLSWVIWKLSLRYRLYPAIRVRDMHTRPTPRLGGIAMFLGILVGFGIASQLPYFRLVFANPEPILAILGASLLIVLIGVADDIWDLDWTTKLAGQMIAAGLIAWKGVQIVSLPIGGLTVGSPWMSLIITVLAIVLVTNALNFIDGLDGLVAGVALIANGVFFLYSYLLVQQTSPTDYFNLASLIAVVLVGACAGFLPINWRPAKMFMGDGGALLVGMLMATSAIAVTGQIDPSQLAAKELLPAFIPIILPFAILVVPLMDFGLAVIRRLRAGKSPFSADRKHLHHRLLDMGHSHLHAVLIFYAWTAVVAFSCLLMFVVDVLWVPLAFLAIGLLACTVVTLLPLSRRKRLEAAAQSAEASPVLDPLDRASETDTSRSPIGLPLGRDTTAPHQARKEAS; this comes from the coding sequence ATGATCACCTTCGTCCTGGTCTCGCTCGCGGTCGCGGTCGTGACCTGCGGGCTGTCGTGGGTCATCTGGAAGCTCAGCCTGCGGTACCGGCTCTACCCGGCGATCCGGGTGCGCGACATGCACACCAGGCCGACCCCGCGCCTCGGCGGCATCGCCATGTTCCTCGGGATCCTCGTCGGCTTCGGCATCGCCTCGCAGCTGCCCTACTTCCGGCTGGTGTTCGCCAATCCCGAGCCGATCCTCGCGATCCTCGGCGCGAGCCTCCTGATCGTCCTCATCGGCGTCGCCGACGACATCTGGGACCTCGACTGGACGACGAAGCTCGCCGGGCAGATGATCGCCGCGGGCCTGATCGCCTGGAAGGGCGTGCAGATCGTCTCGCTGCCGATCGGCGGCCTCACCGTCGGCTCGCCCTGGATGTCGCTGATCATCACCGTGCTGGCGATCGTGCTCGTGACCAACGCGCTGAACTTCATCGACGGCCTCGACGGCCTCGTCGCCGGCGTCGCGCTGATCGCCAACGGCGTGTTCTTCCTCTACAGCTACCTGCTCGTGCAGCAGACGTCGCCGACCGACTACTTCAACCTCGCCTCGCTGATCGCGGTCGTCCTCGTCGGCGCCTGCGCGGGCTTCCTGCCGATCAACTGGCGCCCGGCGAAGATGTTCATGGGCGACGGGGGAGCGCTGCTCGTCGGCATGCTGATGGCGACGTCGGCCATCGCCGTCACGGGGCAGATCGACCCCTCGCAGCTCGCGGCGAAGGAGCTGCTGCCCGCGTTCATCCCGATCATCCTGCCGTTCGCCATCCTCGTCGTCCCGCTGATGGACTTCGGCCTCGCGGTGATCCGGCGGCTGCGCGCGGGCAAGTCGCCGTTCAGCGCCGACCGCAAGCACCTGCACCACCGGCTGCTCGACATGGGGCACTCGCACCTGCACGCCGTGCTGATCTTCTACGCCTGGACGGCCGTCGTCGCCTTCAGCTGCCTGCTGATGTTCGTCGTCGACGTGCTCTGGGTGCCGCTCGCCTTCCTCGCGATCGGGCTGCTCGCCTGCACCGTCGTCACGCTCCTCCCGCTCAGCCGCCGCAAGCGGCTCGAGGCGGCGGCGCAGTCGGCGGAGGCGTCCCCCGTCCTCGACCCCCTCGACCGCGCGTCCGAGACGGACACGAGCCGTTCGCCGATCGGCCTGCCGCTCGGTCGCGACACGACAGCGCCGCATCAGGCGCGGAAAGAAGCATCATGA
- the atpB gene encoding F0F1 ATP synthase subunit A: MTLLVSSSTGESDFHTPSISEFFPPGFLFEGTPFEINRVMLVRFIAVIALMLFFYLGTRKMRIVPGRFQSVVEMAFDFVRVTIAKDILGEKDARRFLPILVTIFFAIIAMNLTGIVPFLNIAGTSVVGMPLFLGLVAYVTFIYAGIKDRGMGFFKNALFPPGAPFLIYFILTPIELLQTFIIRPLSLALRLVMNMIVGHLLLVLCFSATQFFLFSSQIDPGFKLFGVVTFAFGGAFTLFELLVAVLQAYIFTLLAAVYIQLAVAEEH; this comes from the coding sequence GTGACCCTGTTGGTCTCGTCCTCGACCGGTGAGAGTGACTTCCACACCCCGTCGATCTCCGAGTTCTTCCCGCCCGGTTTCCTCTTCGAGGGAACCCCTTTCGAGATCAACCGCGTCATGCTGGTCCGCTTCATCGCGGTCATCGCCCTGATGCTGTTCTTCTACCTCGGGACGCGCAAGATGCGCATCGTCCCGGGCCGCTTCCAGAGCGTCGTGGAGATGGCCTTCGACTTCGTCCGCGTGACGATCGCGAAGGACATCCTCGGCGAGAAGGACGCGCGCCGCTTCCTGCCGATCCTGGTGACGATCTTCTTCGCGATCATCGCGATGAACCTCACCGGCATCGTCCCGTTCCTGAACATCGCGGGAACGTCGGTCGTGGGCATGCCCCTCTTCCTCGGCCTGGTCGCGTACGTGACCTTCATCTACGCCGGCATCAAGGACCGGGGGATGGGCTTCTTCAAGAACGCCCTCTTCCCGCCCGGAGCCCCGTTCCTGATCTACTTCATCCTCACGCCGATCGAGCTGCTGCAGACGTTCATCATCCGTCCGCTCTCGCTCGCGCTGCGGCTCGTGATGAACATGATCGTCGGGCACCTCCTCCTGGTGCTCTGCTTCTCGGCCACGCAGTTCTTCCTCTTCAGCTCGCAGATCGACCCGGGCTTCAAGCTCTTCGGTGTCGTGACCTTCGCCTTCGGCGGCGCCTTCACGCTCTTCGAGCTGCTGGTCGCGGTGCTGCAGGCCTACATCTTCACTCTCCTCGCTGCGGTCTACATCCAGTTGGCCGTCGCCGAGGAGCACTGA
- a CDS encoding ATP synthase F0 subunit C encodes MDSVTVLAELTGNIATVGYGLAAIGPGIGVGIVAGKTVEAMARQPEMAGRLQTTMFLGIAFTEVLALIGLATYFIFAA; translated from the coding sequence GTGGACTCAGTCACCGTTCTCGCCGAACTCACCGGCAACATCGCGACGGTCGGTTACGGCCTCGCAGCGATCGGCCCCGGCATCGGTGTCGGCATCGTCGCGGGCAAGACCGTCGAGGCCATGGCGCGCCAGCCCGAGATGGCCGGCCGCCTCCAGACCACGATGTTCCTCGGCATCGCGTTCACCGAGGTGCTCGCGCTCATCGGTCTCGCCACCTACTTCATCTTCGCGGCGTAG
- a CDS encoding F0F1 ATP synthase subunit B encodes MFSTAVNIAAEEGDVPAVILIPEFYDFFWSGVIFLILLFFFWRLVLPRIQTMLDARSAAIEGNIAKADEAQRQAEIALEKYTAQLAEARAEAGVIREKANADGNAIVAAKKEQAQVEAERILQNAHAQIEADRQSAVVALRSEVGTLAIDLASGVIGESLNDDAKASAIVDRFLADLEASEKANS; translated from the coding sequence GTGTTCAGCACCGCTGTGAACATCGCTGCGGAAGAAGGTGACGTCCCCGCGGTCATTCTGATCCCGGAGTTCTACGACTTCTTCTGGTCGGGGGTGATCTTCCTCATCCTGCTGTTCTTCTTCTGGAGGCTGGTCCTGCCGCGCATCCAGACGATGCTCGACGCGCGCTCCGCCGCGATCGAGGGGAACATCGCGAAGGCCGACGAGGCCCAGCGACAGGCTGAGATCGCACTCGAGAAGTACACCGCTCAGCTGGCCGAGGCCCGCGCCGAGGCCGGAGTGATCCGCGAGAAGGCGAACGCCGACGGCAACGCGATCGTGGCGGCGAAGAAGGAGCAGGCGCAGGTCGAGGCCGAGCGCATCCTCCAGAACGCGCACGCCCAGATCGAGGCGGACCGCCAGTCGGCCGTCGTCGCTCTGCGCTCCGAAGTCGGAACCCTCGCCATCGATCTCGCCTCCGGCGTCATCGGCGAGAGCCTCAACGACGACGCGAAGGCGTCCGCGATCGTGGACCGCTTCCTCGCCGACCTCGAGGCCTCGGAGAAGGCGAACAGCTGA
- a CDS encoding F0F1 ATP synthase subunit delta, whose product MGSASRQALASAKAELSALGGQASLDTAQQLFEAARVIDGQAQLRTVLSDPSTDAGSRQALVARVFAPFGEPAKRLLTVVVGHRWSSPSDLIAGIEEVGVRAIASATPEGVSLETELQTFGAVVASDAQLELALGSKLAAADSKVALVQRLLEGKASAETLAILRQLIAHPRGRRIPELVRFAAGVVADQGGFTIATVSVAAPLHPEQLDRLRSALTRQYGRPVSVNVLVDPSLLGGMRLHVGDEVIDGTVSARLSDLKLQLAS is encoded by the coding sequence ATGGGCAGCGCGTCCAGGCAGGCACTCGCGTCGGCGAAGGCGGAGCTCTCCGCCCTCGGCGGCCAGGCGTCCCTCGACACGGCCCAGCAGCTCTTCGAGGCGGCCCGGGTCATCGACGGGCAGGCGCAGCTGCGCACGGTCCTCTCCGACCCGAGCACCGACGCGGGCAGCAGGCAGGCCCTCGTCGCCCGGGTGTTCGCACCCTTCGGCGAGCCGGCCAAGCGCCTGCTCACCGTCGTCGTCGGCCACCGCTGGTCGAGCCCGAGCGATCTGATCGCCGGGATCGAGGAGGTCGGGGTCCGTGCGATCGCGTCCGCCACCCCGGAGGGCGTCTCGCTCGAGACCGAGCTGCAGACCTTCGGCGCCGTCGTGGCGTCGGATGCTCAGCTCGAGCTCGCGCTCGGCAGCAAGCTCGCCGCGGCGGACTCGAAGGTCGCGCTCGTGCAGCGCCTCCTCGAGGGCAAGGCCTCCGCGGAGACCCTCGCCATCCTCCGCCAGCTGATCGCGCACCCGCGCGGTCGCCGCATCCCCGAGCTCGTCCGCTTCGCGGCGGGCGTCGTCGCGGACCAGGGCGGCTTCACCATCGCCACGGTCTCGGTCGCGGCTCCGCTGCACCCCGAGCAGCTCGACCGGCTCCGCTCGGCGCTCACGCGCCAGTACGGCCGCCCGGTCTCCGTCAACGTCCTGGTCGACCCCTCCCTCCTGGGCGGCATGCGACTGCACGTCGGCGACGAGGTCATCGACGGCACCGTCTCGGCGCGGCTGTCCGACCTGAAGCTCCAGCTCGCGTCCTGA